The following are encoded in a window of Rosa chinensis cultivar Old Blush chromosome 4, RchiOBHm-V2, whole genome shotgun sequence genomic DNA:
- the LOC112200243 gene encoding transcription factor MYB90, translating to MELRKGAWTKEEDHLLRKCIEKRGEGRWHKIPLQAGLKRCRKSCRMRWLNYLKPTIKRGEFEDDEVDLMIKLYKLLGNRWSLIAGRLPGRTSNDVKNYWNARRRRNMDLNIEKDKSRQMTKTPIIKPRPRTFTKSLHILGDRPATSKNSNINISLPLVNGLDEWKIVPAEHVPANLWVQDMASVTETCVNVAERSFESDLWHFLQEEMREQDSDI from the exons ATGGAGTTGAGAAAAGGTGCATGGACCAAAGAGGAAGATCATCTTCTCAGGAAATGCATTGAAAAACGTGGAGAAGGAAGATGGCACAAGATTCCTCTCCAAGCAG GCTTAAAGAGATGCAGAAAGAGCTGTAGAATGAGGTGGTTGAACTACCTGAAGCCAACCATCAAGAGAGGAGaatttgaagatgatgaagtcGATCTGATGATTAAGCTTTATAAGCTTTTAGGAAACAG GTGGTCATTGATTGCTGGCCGACTTCCAGGAAGAACCTCAAATGATGTGAAAAACTATTGGAATGCTCGGCGAAGGAGAAATATGGATTTGAACATCGAAAAAGATAAATCTCGACAAATGACAAAGACCCCTATAATAAAGCCTCGACCACGGACCTTCACAAAAAGTTTACATATTCTGGGTGACAGACCAGCAACCTCAAAAAATAGTAATATAAACATATCATTACCTCTAGTAAATGGACTTGATGAGTGGAAAATTGTACCAGCGGAACATGTCCCAGCAAACTTATGGGTTCAAGATATGGCCTCAGTGACCGAAACATGTGTCAATGTTGCCGAACGAAGTTTCGAATCTGACCTTTGGCATTTTCTCCAAGAAGAGATGAGAGAACAAGATTCAGACATCTGA